The following proteins are encoded in a genomic region of Bufo bufo chromosome 11, aBufBuf1.1, whole genome shotgun sequence:
- the ISCA2 gene encoding iron-sulfur cluster assembly 2 homolog, mitochondrial isoform X4: protein MAARLLSSLVRRRVVSLWAACGAPLRCASDAADGQVYLAESCVRLRQMTSGPEFLRLQVDSGGCSGFQYKFSLDTEVAAEDRVFGGDGAQVVVDVQSLQLVRGSTIEFCEELIRSCFLLRHNPQAAHGCSCGSSFSIKV from the exons ATGGCCGCTCGTCTGCTGAGTTCTCTGGTCAGGCGGAG GGTCGTCTCCCTGTGGGCAGCGTGCGGCGCCCCCTTGCGATGTGCGTCTGACGCGGCTGATGGACAGGTGTACCTGGCGGAGAGCTGTGTGAGG CTGCGGCAGATGACCAGTGGCCCTGAGTTCCTGCGGCTCCAGGTGGACAGTGGCGGCTGCTCCGGATTCCAGTATAAGTTCTCCTTGGACACTGAAGTGGCGGCGGAGGACAG GGTGTTTGGTGGGGACGGGGCGCAGGTGGTGGTGGACGTCCAGAGTCTGCAGCTCGTGCGAGGAAGCACCATCGAGTTCTGTGAGGAGCTGATCCGAAGTTGTTTCCTGCTGCGGCACAACCCTCAGGCGGCACACGGCTGCTCCTGCGGATCCTCATTCTCCATCAAGGTGTAA
- the NPC2 gene encoding NPC intracellular cholesterol transporter 2, whose product MSLSALAVALLCVAVVAGEPLVYKDCGCQQGKLISVDVSPCPKQPCPLVRGSTYTINVTFTSEEATPSCSAIVHGKIAGIPVPFPLPESDGCKSGLSCPLKSGEGYTYVTKMDVKPQYPKMKLVVKWELRDANNMDLFCWEIPVEITDG is encoded by the exons ATGTCGCTGAGCGCTCTGGCTGTTGCGCTGCTCTGCGTCGCTGTCGTGGCCGGTGAGCCTCTTGTGTACAAGGACTGTG GCTGTCAGCAGGGAAAGCTGATCTCCGTGGACGTGTCTCCTTGCCCTAAACAGCCGTGTCCCCTTGTGCGTGGCAGCACCTACACCATTAATGTGACCTTCACAAGCG AGGAGGCCACCCCCAGCTGCAGCGCCATCGTCCACGGCAAGATAGCGGGCATACCAGTGCCATTCCCGCTCCCAGAGTCAGATGGTTGCAAGAGTGGACTTTCCTGCCCCTTAAAGAGTGGAGAGGGCTACACGTATGTCACCAAGATGGACGTCAAGCCGCAGTACCCCAAG ATGAAGCTGGTGGTGAAGTGGGAGCTGCGCGACGCCAACAACATGGACCTATTCTGCTGGGAGATTCCGGTGGAGATCACGGACGGCTGA
- the ISCA2 gene encoding iron-sulfur cluster assembly 2 homolog, mitochondrial isoform X1, protein MIHVGAWLIQHGRSSAEFSGQAEVRGSDVRGPEMVVSLWAACGAPLRCASDAADGQVYLAESCVRKLRQMTSGPEFLRLQVDSGGCSGFQYKFSLDTEVAAEDRVFGGDGAQVVVDVQSLQLVRGSTIEFCEELIRSCFLLRHNPQAAHGCSCGSSFSIKV, encoded by the exons ATGATTCATGTAGGGGCGTGGCTAATACAACATGGCCGCTCGTCTGCTGAGTTCTCTGGTCAGGCGGAGGTGAGAGGAAGTGACGTGAGAGGACCGGAGAT GGTCGTCTCCCTGTGGGCAGCGTGCGGCGCCCCCTTGCGATGTGCGTCTGACGCGGCTGATGGACAGGTGTACCTGGCGGAGAGCTGTGTGAGG AAGCTGCGGCAGATGACCAGTGGCCCTGAGTTCCTGCGGCTCCAGGTGGACAGTGGCGGCTGCTCCGGATTCCAGTATAAGTTCTCCTTGGACACTGAAGTGGCGGCGGAGGACAG GGTGTTTGGTGGGGACGGGGCGCAGGTGGTGGTGGACGTCCAGAGTCTGCAGCTCGTGCGAGGAAGCACCATCGAGTTCTGTGAGGAGCTGATCCGAAGTTGTTTCCTGCTGCGGCACAACCCTCAGGCGGCACACGGCTGCTCCTGCGGATCCTCATTCTCCATCAAGGTGTAA
- the ISCA2 gene encoding iron-sulfur cluster assembly 2 homolog, mitochondrial isoform X3, translating to MAARLLSSLVRRRVVSLWAACGAPLRCASDAADGQVYLAESCVRKLRQMTSGPEFLRLQVDSGGCSGFQYKFSLDTEVAAEDRVFGGDGAQVVVDVQSLQLVRGSTIEFCEELIRSCFLLRHNPQAAHGCSCGSSFSIKV from the exons ATGGCCGCTCGTCTGCTGAGTTCTCTGGTCAGGCGGAG GGTCGTCTCCCTGTGGGCAGCGTGCGGCGCCCCCTTGCGATGTGCGTCTGACGCGGCTGATGGACAGGTGTACCTGGCGGAGAGCTGTGTGAGG AAGCTGCGGCAGATGACCAGTGGCCCTGAGTTCCTGCGGCTCCAGGTGGACAGTGGCGGCTGCTCCGGATTCCAGTATAAGTTCTCCTTGGACACTGAAGTGGCGGCGGAGGACAG GGTGTTTGGTGGGGACGGGGCGCAGGTGGTGGTGGACGTCCAGAGTCTGCAGCTCGTGCGAGGAAGCACCATCGAGTTCTGTGAGGAGCTGATCCGAAGTTGTTTCCTGCTGCGGCACAACCCTCAGGCGGCACACGGCTGCTCCTGCGGATCCTCATTCTCCATCAAGGTGTAA
- the ISCA2 gene encoding iron-sulfur cluster assembly 2 homolog, mitochondrial isoform X2: MIHVGAWLIQHGRSSAEFSGQAEVRGSDVRGPEMVVSLWAACGAPLRCASDAADGQVYLAESCVRLRQMTSGPEFLRLQVDSGGCSGFQYKFSLDTEVAAEDRVFGGDGAQVVVDVQSLQLVRGSTIEFCEELIRSCFLLRHNPQAAHGCSCGSSFSIKV, encoded by the exons ATGATTCATGTAGGGGCGTGGCTAATACAACATGGCCGCTCGTCTGCTGAGTTCTCTGGTCAGGCGGAGGTGAGAGGAAGTGACGTGAGAGGACCGGAGAT GGTCGTCTCCCTGTGGGCAGCGTGCGGCGCCCCCTTGCGATGTGCGTCTGACGCGGCTGATGGACAGGTGTACCTGGCGGAGAGCTGTGTGAGG CTGCGGCAGATGACCAGTGGCCCTGAGTTCCTGCGGCTCCAGGTGGACAGTGGCGGCTGCTCCGGATTCCAGTATAAGTTCTCCTTGGACACTGAAGTGGCGGCGGAGGACAG GGTGTTTGGTGGGGACGGGGCGCAGGTGGTGGTGGACGTCCAGAGTCTGCAGCTCGTGCGAGGAAGCACCATCGAGTTCTGTGAGGAGCTGATCCGAAGTTGTTTCCTGCTGCGGCACAACCCTCAGGCGGCACACGGCTGCTCCTGCGGATCCTCATTCTCCATCAAGGTGTAA